From the Syntrophales bacterium genome, one window contains:
- the mfd gene encoding transcription-repair coupling factor: protein MKEIVISDPVFNAVIEKINQGENELKVSGLHGSAKSFLFAALFKTIKKPQIIICSTERKAKDVYQDVSFFLDGNDVVFYPPWEMVSTDMLSCQGDVEPRRIDTLFRLVSGNPAVFVIPLSALLQRAVPRNILEDYVETISIGDTLERDSFTAKLDEGGYRRVALVEEEGEFSVRGHVIDIFPPISDTPLRMLFIGDELESIREFDTVSQRSTKEFDEFVLTPARELILSGNVQRQAIRNLKKRAGELGTSITVRNRIAEIIKNGLSSSINPLFLPLFYNGLDTIFDYVPEDSMLIFDDFIAMQQAEEKIVNDIDGFLLKAEREDKFYLEKDFFCVSMAELFQRFVDFKKVYIEGLEFGIDDKNDSAVKFHIETNTGLKKKTSEISMEDSILAPLVEKIRKWMDDGNLVSFLCSGDEGIQRMSHLLMGYSLPVTRSDAPVLSELARHDGKGSLILRDGKITEGFHFPGLKIIVVGEEEVFGKKEKRRRARPVREGYFLKSFGELREEDYVVHTDHGIGKYLGLKKLSIGKIENDFLLIEYLGGDKLYIPVDRLDQIQRYIGPDGYVPSIDKLGGSSWDVVKKRVKRSVREIAEELVSVYAAREVMEGHSFSPTDRYYDEFSSSFEYDETPDQAKAIEEIIYDMSDSKPMDRLICGDAGFGKTEVALRASFRAAMEGKQVAVLVPTTILAEQHYQTFARRLEKTPVSVEVLNRFKTRAQQKEIVEAINRGLVDIVIGTHRILQKDVVFKDLGLVIIDEEQLFGVSHKEKLKKLRALVDVLTMTATPIPRTLHLSLIGIRDLSIINTPPDDRLSIKTYALEFDEDAIRDAIRREIERGGQVFFLHDRVRSIYTMARVIERLVPEAKVGVAHGQMKSRELENVMVKYLQRDYNVLVCTTIIGSGIDIPTANTMIINRADRFGLSQLYQLRGRVGRSKEEAYAFLLVPKGAMLSEDARKRLQVIKEFSEPGSGFRIASHDLEIRGAGNLLGISQSGHISAVGYELYTQLMERTVRELRGEKMPEEEIKPEINMGLPAFIPDDYIADMHRRLVTYKRVSMAATDDDLTEIREELEDCYGFIAPQVENLLEIISARNLLKDVWGKKMEYDGKKISIYFHKDSPVEPGKIVELSQKKMKGSQFTPDFKLSVPMSGLSGDEVLKQAKDLLREFQV, encoded by the coding sequence GTGAAAGAAATTGTGATATCTGATCCCGTCTTTAATGCCGTTATCGAGAAGATTAACCAGGGAGAGAACGAATTAAAGGTTAGCGGTCTTCACGGTTCGGCAAAGTCCTTCCTTTTTGCAGCGCTTTTTAAAACCATAAAGAAACCCCAGATTATAATTTGTTCCACCGAAAGAAAAGCAAAAGATGTATACCAGGATGTCTCTTTCTTCCTTGATGGTAACGATGTTGTCTTTTATCCGCCATGGGAAATGGTTTCAACCGATATGCTTTCTTGCCAGGGGGATGTGGAGCCAAGGAGGATAGATACCCTTTTCAGATTGGTTTCCGGTAATCCCGCCGTATTTGTTATTCCGCTTTCTGCCCTTCTGCAAAGAGCTGTTCCGAGAAACATTCTTGAAGATTATGTTGAGACAATATCCATAGGTGATACCTTGGAAAGGGATAGTTTTACCGCGAAGCTGGACGAGGGAGGCTACAGGAGGGTAGCCCTGGTAGAGGAGGAGGGGGAGTTTAGTGTAAGGGGTCATGTGATTGACATTTTTCCTCCAATCTCTGATACGCCCTTGAGAATGCTGTTTATAGGGGATGAATTAGAGTCGATCAGGGAATTTGATACGGTTTCACAAAGATCTACTAAAGAGTTCGATGAGTTTGTTCTCACCCCTGCGAGGGAGCTTATACTGTCAGGGAATGTACAGCGACAGGCTATAAGGAACTTGAAGAAAAGGGCGGGTGAGCTGGGCACTTCTATAACCGTGCGAAATCGCATTGCCGAAATAATAAAAAATGGTCTTTCCTCTTCGATAAACCCGCTGTTTTTACCTCTGTTTTATAATGGTCTTGATACGATTTTTGATTATGTTCCTGAGGATAGCATGTTGATTTTTGACGATTTCATCGCCATGCAGCAGGCTGAAGAAAAGATTGTAAATGATATAGATGGATTTCTACTCAAGGCCGAAAGAGAAGATAAATTCTATCTGGAAAAAGATTTTTTTTGTGTATCAATGGCGGAACTGTTTCAGCGCTTTGTGGATTTCAAGAAGGTATATATTGAGGGACTTGAATTTGGCATTGATGATAAAAATGATTCTGCAGTCAAATTTCATATTGAGACCAATACCGGGCTGAAGAAGAAAACATCTGAAATCAGCATGGAAGATAGTATTCTGGCCCCTCTCGTGGAAAAGATTAGAAAGTGGATGGATGATGGAAATCTTGTATCCTTTTTGTGTAGCGGAGACGAAGGGATTCAGAGAATGTCCCATCTGCTTATGGGATATTCCCTCCCTGTTACCAGGTCAGATGCCCCTGTCTTATCTGAGCTGGCACGGCATGATGGCAAAGGAAGCCTGATCTTAAGAGATGGGAAGATAACTGAGGGTTTTCATTTTCCAGGTCTCAAGATCATTGTTGTTGGTGAAGAGGAAGTTTTTGGCAAAAAGGAAAAAAGGAGAAGGGCACGACCGGTCAGAGAGGGATATTTTCTTAAATCGTTTGGGGAGTTGAGGGAGGAGGACTATGTTGTCCATACCGATCATGGCATAGGTAAATACCTTGGGCTTAAAAAGTTATCAATTGGAAAGATCGAGAATGATTTCCTGCTTATCGAGTATCTTGGAGGTGATAAGCTCTATATCCCTGTTGACCGTCTGGATCAGATTCAGAGATATATCGGCCCGGATGGTTATGTACCGAGCATTGATAAATTGGGTGGCTCTTCATGGGATGTGGTTAAGAAGAGGGTAAAGAGATCCGTGCGGGAAATTGCGGAAGAGCTCGTTTCCGTTTATGCCGCCAGGGAAGTGATGGAAGGGCACTCGTTTTCTCCTACCGACAGATATTATGATGAATTTTCGTCTTCCTTTGAGTATGATGAGACTCCGGATCAGGCAAAAGCTATAGAGGAAATCATCTATGATATGAGTGATTCCAAGCCGATGGACAGATTAATCTGCGGGGATGCCGGGTTTGGCAAGACCGAAGTAGCACTGAGGGCCTCTTTCAGGGCGGCGATGGAGGGGAAACAGGTGGCGGTTCTGGTTCCCACAACAATTCTGGCAGAACAGCATTATCAGACATTTGCCAGGAGACTTGAAAAAACCCCTGTCAGCGTTGAGGTTTTGAACCGGTTCAAAACCAGGGCTCAGCAAAAGGAAATCGTTGAGGCGATAAACAGAGGGTTGGTAGATATTGTAATCGGCACCCACAGGATTTTGCAGAAGGACGTTGTTTTTAAAGATTTGGGACTTGTTATTATAGATGAAGAACAGCTTTTTGGGGTGAGCCACAAAGAAAAGCTGAAAAAGTTACGTGCCCTTGTTGATGTTCTGACAATGACAGCGACCCCTATACCGAGGACACTGCATCTGTCGTTAATTGGGATAAGGGATTTATCTATTATCAACACACCTCCTGATGATCGTCTTTCCATCAAAACGTATGCTTTGGAGTTTGATGAAGATGCGATAAGGGATGCTATCAGACGAGAGATTGAAAGAGGTGGCCAGGTTTTCTTTCTTCATGACAGGGTACGTTCAATATACACAATGGCGCGAGTTATAGAGAGACTGGTTCCCGAGGCTAAGGTTGGAGTAGCCCATGGCCAGATGAAGAGCAGGGAACTTGAGAATGTTATGGTGAAATACCTACAGCGGGATTACAATGTCCTTGTGTGTACCACGATTATAGGATCAGGAATTGACATCCCGACGGCAAATACAATGATTATAAATCGTGCGGACAGATTTGGACTTTCCCAGTTGTACCAACTCAGAGGGAGGGTAGGAAGGTCAAAAGAAGAAGCTTACGCTTTTCTCCTGGTTCCCAAAGGAGCAATGCTCTCAGAGGACGCCAGAAAGAGACTTCAGGTAATCAAAGAATTTTCGGAACCCGGTTCCGGTTTCAGGATTGCCTCTCATGACCTGGAAATAAGGGGAGCCGGGAATCTCCTGGGAATATCGCAGTCGGGTCATATTTCCGCCGTGGGCTATGAGCTTTATACTCAGTTAATGGAAAGAACTGTTAGGGAACTCAGGGGTGAAAAGATGCCCGAAGAGGAAATAAAGCCGGAAATCAATATGGGATTGCCGGCCTTTATTCCGGATGATTATATAGCCGATATGCACAGGAGGCTTGTAACCTATAAGCGGGTATCCATGGCTGCCACTGATGATGACCTAACCGAGATTAGAGAAGAGCTTGAAGATTGCTATGGGTTTATCGCTCCGCAAGTTGAAAATCTTCTGGAGATTATCAGTGCCAGGAACCTTTTAAAGGATGTTTGGGGTAAAAAGATGGAGTATGACGGGAAGAAGATTTCCATTTATTTTCATAAGGATAGCCCCGTTGAACCGGGAAAGATAGTTGAACTTTCCCAGAAAAAGATGAAAGGGTCGCAGTTTACACCCGATTTTAAACTAAGTGTCCCGATGTCGGGCCTTAGCGGTGACGAAGTTTTAAAACAGGCAAAGGATTTACTGCGTGAGTTTCAAGTTTAA
- the nadA gene encoding quinolinate synthase NadA: protein MGHLDLQKKIRKLLKEKNAILLVHYYQRDEIQEIADILGDSLALSIGAAKTDADIIVFAGVLFMAESASIVSPDKTVLLPRLDAGCPLADMVTVPQLKMAKKKNPGAAVVTYVNSSAEIKAQSDICCTSSNALGVVNSLKNYKKVLMIPDGNIARYTARFTDKEIIPWNGYCPVHHFVKPQEVKKVKAKHPQAQFVAHPECAPEILDIADYVGSTQGIIRFAKETDAREIIVGTEAGIMYQLKKEIPGKKFISASDKLICRTMKYTTLEDILSSLLEMKHVIKVPEDVRVPAEKALKGMLEIGAED, encoded by the coding sequence ATGGGGCACCTTGATTTACAGAAAAAGATAAGGAAGTTACTGAAAGAAAAGAATGCCATTCTATTGGTGCATTATTATCAAAGAGACGAGATTCAAGAGATTGCTGATATTTTAGGTGATTCACTGGCTTTGAGTATAGGGGCAGCCAAAACAGATGCCGATATTATTGTTTTTGCAGGTGTTCTCTTTATGGCGGAGAGTGCCTCAATAGTATCTCCTGATAAGACTGTGCTTCTCCCAAGACTGGATGCCGGATGTCCGCTTGCAGATATGGTTACCGTCCCGCAGCTAAAAATGGCGAAAAAGAAAAATCCGGGTGCTGCAGTAGTGACCTACGTGAATTCTTCCGCCGAAATAAAAGCCCAGAGCGATATATGCTGTACCTCTTCCAATGCTTTAGGGGTAGTCAATTCGCTCAAAAATTATAAAAAAGTCCTTATGATTCCCGATGGAAATATTGCCCGCTACACTGCCAGATTTACCGACAAGGAAATCATTCCATGGAATGGTTACTGCCCGGTTCACCATTTTGTAAAACCACAAGAAGTAAAGAAGGTTAAAGCTAAGCATCCACAGGCGCAATTTGTCGCCCATCCCGAATGTGCCCCGGAGATACTTGACATAGCGGATTATGTTGGGAGTACCCAGGGGATTATCAGATTTGCCAAAGAAACCGATGCCCGGGAAATTATTGTCGGTACCGAGGCAGGAATCATGTATCAGCTAAAAAAGGAAATTCCAGGGAAGAAATTTATTTCTGCCTCGGATAAGCTGATCTGTCGTACCATGAAATACACTACACTTGAAGATATCTTAAGCTCGCTTTTGGAAATGAAACATGTAATCAAGGTTCCTGAAGATGTACGGGTTCCAGCCGAAAAGGCCCTTAAGGGAATGTTGGAGATTGGAGCTGAAGACTGA
- a CDS encoding peptidylprolyl isomerase gives MKALKVCIFICFAVIFLSNPLNAKIVDRIVAIVNDEVITLFELNSDLEPHLKKIEESRKGESREKIIAEARLAMLNKMIDETLVTQEAKKLGIVVKEEDVMQAVGDMLSRRNSKMEDFMKTLAKEGSNFERYKEEVKEHLMKMRLVGRNIKSKVSVTDEEIGDYYREHRKDYEGEEAVRIKQILIILPKDCSKKKKRQLRAKAKTIHRQLEEGKSFELLASEHSQGPAAKIGGDLGFVEKGMILPEVDKEAFSLANGQISDVIESPIGFHIIKVTDRKGAGIKSLESVREEIKDRIGQVKIEKKFYEWLEELRKKSYIDIRL, from the coding sequence ATGAAAGCGTTGAAAGTATGTATATTTATCTGTTTTGCGGTGATATTTCTATCCAATCCGCTAAATGCTAAAATTGTAGACAGGATCGTTGCCATTGTGAATGATGAAGTTATAACCCTATTTGAGTTGAACAGCGACCTTGAACCCCATTTGAAAAAGATAGAGGAATCCAGAAAAGGAGAAAGCAGGGAAAAGATTATTGCAGAGGCCAGGCTGGCAATGTTGAACAAGATGATTGATGAAACCCTGGTAACGCAAGAGGCAAAGAAACTGGGAATTGTTGTGAAAGAAGAAGATGTTATGCAAGCCGTCGGTGATATGTTGTCCAGAAGAAATAGCAAGATGGAAGATTTCATGAAGACTCTGGCTAAAGAGGGAAGCAACTTCGAGAGGTATAAAGAAGAAGTTAAAGAACACCTGATGAAGATGAGACTGGTTGGAAGAAACATAAAATCAAAAGTTTCCGTTACCGATGAGGAGATAGGCGATTATTATCGTGAGCACCGGAAGGATTATGAGGGAGAAGAGGCAGTTAGAATAAAACAGATACTTATCATTTTACCCAAAGATTGCAGCAAGAAAAAGAAACGGCAACTGAGAGCGAAGGCTAAAACGATACATAGGCAATTGGAAGAAGGAAAATCGTTTGAGTTGTTGGCAAGCGAGCATTCCCAAGGACCTGCCGCAAAAATCGGTGGCGACCTCGGTTTTGTCGAGAAAGGGATGATTCTTCCGGAGGTGGACAAAGAGGCCTTCAGCTTAGCGAATGGTCAGATAAGTGATGTTATCGAATCTCCCATAGGTTTTCATATTATAAAGGTGACGGACAGGAAGGGTGCAGGGATAAAGTCGCTCGAGTCAGTACGTGAAGAAATTAAAGATAGGATAGGTCAGGTCAAGATTGAGAAGAAGTTTTATGAATGGCTCGAAGAACTGAGAAAAAAATCCTATATAGATATAAGGCTTTAA
- a CDS encoding PaaI family thioesterase — translation MVEKAFQDYYEEAHSVCYGCGRLNQHGLQIKSYWEGDESVCRFTPLPHHIAMAGYVYGGIIASVIDCHGTGTAAAAAYRAAGRDMGTEPELRFVTASIHVDYLRPTPIDAPMELRGKVKEIRGRRIIVNITLSSKDQVCATGEVVAIQIPEGL, via the coding sequence ATGGTTGAAAAAGCATTTCAGGATTACTACGAAGAGGCACACAGTGTCTGTTATGGTTGTGGCCGCCTGAACCAACACGGGCTCCAAATAAAAAGTTATTGGGAAGGTGATGAATCGGTTTGTCGATTCACCCCGCTGCCACATCACATAGCCATGGCAGGTTATGTTTACGGGGGAATCATTGCGTCGGTCATCGATTGCCATGGAACCGGAACGGCAGCCGCGGCAGCCTACCGAGCAGCAGGTCGTGACATGGGAACAGAACCGGAATTAAGATTTGTAACAGCATCGATACATGTGGATTATTTGCGACCGACACCCATTGATGCCCCCATGGAGCTTCGCGGCAAGGTTAAGGAAATCAGAGGGCGCAGGATTATCGTGAACATTACGCTATCCTCCAAAGATCAAGTATGCGCAACAGGAGAAGTCGTCGCTATACAAATTCCGGAAGGCCTGTAA
- a CDS encoding molybdopterin molybdotransferase MoeA: MITVEEALNRILGSITPLGLEKTDILNSLGRVLGEDIYADMDIPPENNSAMDGYALRWEDTKKASRENPIILNVIEDIPAGHTPLKTVNSGETSRIMTGAHIPPGADAVVRMEETEKTGTSVKIFSEASTGQDIRFAGEDVKDGELVIPSGTVIRPAEIGMMASLGRSFINIYQRPVVAILATGDELVDIDEKMSSGTIRSSNSYSIAAQIIDCGAIPLQIGIAKDVREDLIAKFKEARRADIIISSGGVSVGDYDLVKEIMKEVGNRMEFWQVAMRPGKPLAYGTIEDVPVLGLPGNPVSSMISFEQFARPSILKMMGHKKLFRKTVTAILKEEIKKKSGFKNFIRAHITYEGGKCFATTTGEQGSGILKSMVRANGLIVLPENKTKAKTGDEVTVQLIDNSLALTVQPEYLNDVSIKL, translated from the coding sequence ATGATAACAGTTGAAGAAGCACTCAACAGAATACTCGGTTCTATCACTCCCCTCGGTTTGGAAAAGACAGACATACTGAACTCACTCGGAAGAGTTCTGGGAGAAGATATATATGCTGACATGGACATTCCCCCTGAAAACAATTCGGCAATGGATGGCTATGCCCTCCGTTGGGAAGACACAAAGAAGGCATCAAGGGAAAATCCAATTATTCTTAATGTTATTGAAGACATCCCGGCAGGACATACCCCTCTGAAGACCGTCAACTCCGGCGAGACATCCAGGATAATGACCGGAGCTCACATACCACCCGGTGCCGATGCAGTTGTGAGAATGGAGGAAACAGAAAAAACCGGGACAAGTGTAAAGATATTTAGCGAAGCCTCAACAGGACAGGATATAAGGTTTGCAGGCGAAGATGTTAAAGATGGTGAGCTTGTTATTCCATCCGGGACTGTCATCAGACCTGCAGAAATAGGCATGATGGCCTCACTCGGCCGCTCCTTTATAAATATTTATCAGAGACCCGTGGTGGCAATCCTGGCTACAGGTGACGAACTTGTCGATATAGACGAAAAAATGTCATCGGGAACGATCAGAAGCAGCAACAGCTATTCCATAGCTGCGCAGATCATAGATTGCGGCGCTATTCCACTCCAGATAGGCATAGCAAAAGATGTTAGAGAAGACCTGATCGCAAAATTTAAGGAGGCGAGGCGAGCTGATATCATAATCTCGTCCGGTGGCGTATCGGTGGGAGATTATGACCTCGTAAAGGAAATCATGAAGGAAGTGGGAAACAGGATGGAGTTCTGGCAGGTTGCAATGAGACCCGGTAAACCCCTTGCCTACGGCACTATTGAAGATGTTCCTGTCTTGGGACTCCCCGGCAATCCTGTGTCATCCATGATTTCATTTGAACAGTTTGCAAGACCCTCAATTTTGAAGATGATGGGGCACAAAAAACTGTTTAGAAAAACGGTAACGGCGATTCTGAAGGAAGAAATCAAGAAGAAGAGCGGGTTTAAAAACTTCATACGAGCCCATATAACATATGAAGGTGGAAAATGCTTCGCCACAACGACCGGTGAGCAGGGATCCGGCATTCTGAAATCGATGGTCAGGGCGAACGGGCTTATAGTGCTGCCAGAGAATAAAACAAAGGCCAAAACGGGCGATGAAGTCACAGTACAATTAATTGACAACTCTCTTGCACTGACGGTACAACCAGAATACTTGAATGATGTTAGCATTAAGCTTTAA
- a CDS encoding flagellar assembly protein T N-terminal domain-containing protein: MKRKTIFYASIFLGVLLFCVPLVYGATVTAVGQAQIIGGDDNQARLKAIEGAKRAAVEQGVGTLVDSKTKVANFEVLEDKIYSRASGYVTNYSILSEGKTPDGSIYTVTIRADVQTASIKNDLTAIGILMATVGNPRFMAVYVPETKSSANRNSRVVRAAEQAINGVFARKGFIVLDRMFISNVYNEIEQAGRIDIDMDDLSALALKYRADLLLVYDVHAAKKVGGQSKYFGGIIVEVALRAVAPATADLIAQKSGDLYVKTIKAGDYYDNMQAAKASDALGKAVAEALIGDTLAYFQRSVHAGARFDLWFRNFSEEDTFTIVDVIEKMSGFKDRDVRNQSPGNFQLDVNYQGKRFDFQKELFNGLKQHGILFQTQQAKGNRFLFFKEGTDNPFREIQVR, encoded by the coding sequence ATGAAACGTAAAACTATTTTTTATGCGAGCATATTTCTGGGGGTGTTGCTCTTCTGTGTCCCGCTGGTTTATGGTGCGACTGTAACTGCAGTTGGCCAGGCACAGATAATTGGAGGCGATGATAATCAGGCTCGTCTGAAGGCTATTGAAGGTGCAAAAAGGGCCGCGGTGGAGCAGGGGGTCGGCACGCTGGTTGATTCCAAAACAAAAGTGGCCAATTTCGAGGTACTGGAGGACAAGATCTATTCAAGAGCAAGCGGTTATGTTACGAATTACAGCATACTGTCTGAAGGTAAAACCCCGGATGGTTCCATATACACTGTAACCATCCGTGCTGATGTCCAGACAGCATCAATCAAAAATGATTTGACAGCCATCGGAATTCTTATGGCAACGGTTGGTAATCCACGGTTTATGGCGGTTTATGTGCCTGAGACGAAGAGTTCTGCCAACCGTAATTCAAGGGTTGTCCGGGCAGCCGAGCAGGCCATTAACGGTGTTTTTGCCCGGAAGGGGTTTATAGTCCTTGATCGAATGTTTATTAGCAATGTTTATAATGAGATTGAACAGGCGGGACGTATCGATATAGATATGGATGACCTGTCAGCCCTTGCCCTGAAGTACAGGGCGGATCTCCTGTTAGTTTATGATGTGCATGCTGCCAAAAAGGTCGGGGGCCAAAGTAAGTACTTCGGCGGCATTATAGTGGAGGTCGCTCTGCGTGCCGTTGCCCCGGCTACAGCGGACCTGATCGCACAGAAGTCCGGTGATCTGTATGTAAAGACTATTAAGGCCGGAGACTATTACGACAACATGCAAGCGGCTAAAGCCTCGGATGCCTTGGGAAAAGCCGTAGCCGAAGCCTTGATTGGTGATACTCTGGCTTACTTTCAACGCTCGGTGCATGCAGGTGCCCGTTTTGACCTGTGGTTTAGAAACTTTTCAGAAGAAGATACATTCACAATTGTGGATGTGATTGAAAAGATGAGCGGTTTCAAGGACAGAGACGTTCGAAATCAGTCCCCCGGGAACTTCCAGCTTGATGTCAATTATCAGGGCAAGAGATTCGATTTTCAAAAAGAGCTTTTCAATGGTCTGAAACAGCACGGTATCCTTTTCCAGACTCAGCAGGCAAAGGGGAATCGATTCCTCTTCTTTAAAGAGGGAACTGACAATCCATTTAGGGAGATACAAGTCCGCTAA
- a CDS encoding peptidylprolyl isomerase, translating into MYRNGSYRTWQFLCIGVVLFIILSGCQGVDDTAKKYIATVNGAKIFLSDFNERLKKELDIMESIPSLKEGEIDRLKEEILNELIDDKIMLLRAEKLSLSVSNEDLKNRIEEINKDYPDGGFKKIFTKSGIDYDIWKEALKKRVMLEKLVHHDVNSIIMVEEDEAFAYYEDHSEQYISGERVHAAHIVVQSRKEAEEVLKRLKGGEDFGKVAQEISTGPESIRGGDLGVFSREVMPESFDKVVFSLPPGKISKVVNTPYGYHIFKVFKKSKGERISFSEVKKKIIFDLKKEKEELEYMKWLKKLRSEVDIKINRDLLRKVKVS; encoded by the coding sequence ATGTATAGAAACGGGTCGTATCGTACATGGCAATTTCTGTGTATAGGTGTTGTTTTATTTATTATCTTATCCGGCTGTCAGGGTGTGGATGACACTGCGAAGAAATATATTGCTACTGTCAATGGAGCGAAGATTTTCCTGAGTGATTTCAACGAAAGATTAAAAAAAGAACTGGATATCATGGAGAGCATTCCGTCCTTGAAAGAGGGTGAAATCGACCGGCTGAAAGAGGAAATATTGAATGAACTTATTGATGATAAGATCATGCTGCTTCGTGCTGAAAAGCTTTCCCTGTCCGTTAGTAATGAAGATTTGAAGAATAGAATTGAGGAAATAAACAAGGATTATCCTGATGGTGGATTTAAAAAGATATTTACGAAAAGTGGAATAGATTATGATATCTGGAAGGAAGCGTTGAAAAAAAGGGTAATGCTGGAAAAACTGGTTCATCATGATGTGAATTCCATTATTATGGTTGAAGAGGATGAAGCTTTTGCATATTATGAGGATCATTCAGAGCAATATATCTCCGGGGAACGGGTTCATGCCGCTCATATTGTCGTCCAAAGTCGTAAGGAGGCAGAAGAAGTTCTTAAAAGATTGAAGGGTGGAGAGGATTTTGGTAAGGTTGCGCAGGAGATTTCCACCGGTCCGGAAAGTATCAGAGGCGGAGACCTCGGAGTTTTTAGTCGAGAGGTGATGCCGGAATCCTTTGATAAGGTTGTATTTTCTTTGCCCCCCGGGAAAATCAGCAAGGTGGTAAATACTCCTTACGGCTATCATATCTTCAAGGTTTTTAAGAAAAGTAAAGGTGAGAGGATAAGCTTTTCGGAAGTAAAGAAGAAGATTATATTCGATCTGAAAAAAGAAAAAGAAGAGCTTGAATATATGAAGTGGTTGAAAAAGTTAAGGTCGGAGGTAGATATCAAAATTAACAGGGACCTCCTTAGGAAGGTCAAAGTGTCGTAA